In the genome of Candidatus Hydrogenedentota bacterium, one region contains:
- a CDS encoding helix-turn-helix domain-containing protein, protein MSDAPPALPENRLRVLERAAKITGAPLTVHAVHGNREEELLAGWGGCAACLHVAGTEPGRRACRQSRLMAVAMARRQNVPVTFVCHLGFGCVSAAWPGRGEWVITMGPYVPSGTENGLAVEVARGLAKLTGKRAAARLPFSLDDIRSAPYGSLTATAEWLLEELARIDEAEKPEEAASEAPAAPLPSGPGRAVVPVQLESPGGGLALALAGGQWKTVRTMLRGLLEETPPRRGMEARRVSAFIAVLTKTLAAAQKAGGDLTGAWSLFSLYSADAVGPDCDDKFLLDGAMRVLKGVRWPAAPTSAKPPLRMRARLPHQPLNEILMARCGESVTLEEIAAELGESPSAVTHRLQRKFGLSFSEYLACIRVEKAKPLLRKGRLSIVEVGRRVGINDGSNFSRTFSRVTGMRPAEYKAACRAGKGRKK, encoded by the coding sequence ATGAGCGACGCCCCGCCCGCCCTGCCGGAAAACCGCCTGCGGGTCCTTGAGCGCGCGGCCAAAATCACCGGCGCGCCGCTCACCGTGCATGCCGTTCACGGCAACAGGGAGGAGGAACTGCTTGCGGGCTGGGGCGGCTGCGCCGCCTGCCTTCATGTGGCCGGAACCGAGCCGGGCCGGCGGGCGTGCCGCCAGTCCCGCCTGATGGCGGTCGCCATGGCGCGCCGCCAGAATGTGCCGGTGACATTCGTGTGCCATCTGGGTTTTGGCTGTGTCTCCGCCGCATGGCCCGGCCGCGGCGAATGGGTCATCACCATGGGGCCCTATGTGCCCTCCGGCACCGAGAATGGGTTGGCGGTGGAGGTGGCGCGGGGTCTGGCAAAGTTGACCGGGAAGCGGGCTGCGGCCCGGTTGCCCTTCAGCCTGGACGACATACGCTCCGCGCCGTATGGGTCGCTCACGGCAACCGCCGAATGGCTCCTTGAGGAACTGGCCCGGATTGATGAGGCGGAAAAACCGGAAGAGGCGGCGTCCGAAGCGCCTGCGGCGCCCCTGCCGTCAGGGCCGGGCCGGGCCGTGGTGCCTGTCCAACTGGAGTCGCCCGGGGGGGGCTTGGCGCTTGCGCTGGCGGGCGGGCAATGGAAAACCGTTCGGACGATGCTGCGGGGGTTGCTGGAGGAGACGCCCCCGCGCAGGGGCATGGAGGCCCGGCGCGTCTCGGCGTTCATTGCCGTGCTGACCAAGACCCTTGCGGCGGCCCAAAAAGCGGGCGGCGACCTGACCGGTGCATGGTCCCTATTTTCACTTTACTCCGCCGACGCCGTCGGTCCGGACTGTGATGACAAGTTCCTCTTGGACGGGGCGATGCGGGTGTTGAAGGGTGTCCGCTGGCCAGCGGCGCCCACTTCGGCAAAGCCGCCCCTGCGGATGAGGGCGCGCCTTCCCCACCAGCCCCTGAATGAGATTCTCATGGCGCGTTGCGGGGAAAGCGTCACCCTGGAGGAGATTGCGGCTGAATTGGGGGAGAGCCCTTCGGCCGTCACCCACCGGCTCCAGCGGAAATTCGGGCTGAGTTTTTCCGAATACCTGGCCTGCATCCGGGTGGAAAAAGCCAAGCCCCTGCTGCGAAAGGGGCGGCTGAGCATTGTCGAGGTGGGCCGAAGGGTGGGCATCAATGACGGCAGCAATTTTTCCAGGACGTTTTCCAGGGTCACGGGAATGCGCCCCGCGGAGTACAAGGCGGCCTGTCGGGCGGGAAAGGGGCGAAAAAAATGA
- a CDS encoding MBL fold metallo-hydrolase, with amino-acid sequence MLKFALLGSGSSGNATLVTDGRSSVLIDNGLSYVRLAERLAKAGLSAGDLDAVFVTHEHADHSKGLGVLSRKVDVPIFASRGTCEALPKGLGPLRRLEAFEAGEDIHVGDLTVSSFSVAHDACDPVNYTVKNTRAKIGFATDFGHCSHLIRTRLAGSHALVLESNYCPDMLRNGSYPPSIRQRISGRLGHLSNHDAAALMSFLAHEGLQLVVLVHLSQENNLPELAHRLAREALGGHPAEIVVAPPDGDPRLFEVCPQ; translated from the coding sequence ATGCTGAAGTTTGCCCTCCTGGGAAGCGGCAGTTCGGGGAACGCCACCCTGGTGACCGACGGCCGCAGCTCGGTGCTTATTGACAACGGGTTAAGTTATGTGCGCCTTGCGGAACGTCTGGCCAAAGCCGGGCTTTCCGCGGGTGATTTGGACGCGGTGTTTGTCACCCACGAGCACGCCGACCACTCGAAAGGGCTGGGGGTTCTGTCAAGAAAAGTGGATGTGCCCATTTTTGCCAGCCGGGGCACTTGTGAGGCGCTGCCCAAAGGGCTTGGCCCCCTCCGCCGCCTTGAGGCGTTCGAGGCGGGAGAGGACATTCATGTGGGGGACCTGACGGTCTCCAGTTTTTCCGTGGCGCACGACGCATGCGACCCGGTTAACTACACGGTGAAGAACACCCGCGCGAAAATCGGGTTTGCGACCGATTTCGGGCATTGCTCGCACCTAATCCGCACCCGCCTTGCGGGGTCGCACGCACTGGTCCTCGAGTCGAACTACTGCCCGGACATGCTGCGGAACGGCTCATATCCCCCGAGCATCCGGCAGCGCATCAGCGGGCGGCTTGGGCACCTTTCCAACCATGACGCGGCGGCGCTGATGTCGTTTCTGGCGCATGAGGGGCTCCAGTTGGTGGTGCTGGTGCATTTGAGCCAGGAAAACAACCTTCCAGAGCTGGCCCACCGTCTGGCGCGCGAGGCGCTGGGCGGGCATCCGGCGGAGATCGTGGTGGCGCCGCCGGACGGTGACCCGCGCCTTTTCGAGGTCTGCCCGCAATGA
- the rpoN gene encoding RNA polymerase factor sigma-54: MLHLEQKSVQRLEQRQMLTLQQIQGLALLQLNALELEQHLSEVLEQNPFLEMVPVQEAVSPPVSSLQEDTNSPEFADRWAEAVFRRHEEGRDLSFNPDRGELWQYRIDSIQGEESLHSHLMRQLRAAVKTQMEESIGSFLIQQFDQNGFFTGSIGEMAGELGVPPEEVTRILELIKTFEPTGVGAANLQECLLLQIEAEHSNDNRLRTLVRDHFGLLMERRIPAIAKVMGITEVEVEAVMGRLRALEPRPGRAFSSGPSMYVVPEVIIQEVPEGRRTPKSPRYEAVLADRMFRLRLDGQALADYRQTAMDGESRSWVRGKTQEAAAMLNNITRREQTLLAVAQCIADTQADFLEKGEACLRPLRMLDVANRIGAHESTVSRTVNGKYVQTPQGVLEMRKFFSVGLASEDGEDQSARAVQAHIRRLIESEDKASPLSDEALSEMLNRSEGIKIARRTVAKYRELMGIPTKSQRRRFS, translated from the coding sequence ATGTTGCATCTTGAACAAAAAAGTGTGCAGCGCCTTGAACAGCGCCAAATGCTCACCCTGCAGCAGATTCAGGGTTTGGCCCTGCTGCAATTAAATGCCCTGGAGTTGGAGCAGCATCTTTCCGAGGTCCTGGAGCAGAACCCCTTTCTTGAAATGGTGCCCGTGCAGGAAGCGGTCTCCCCGCCCGTTTCCTCCCTTCAGGAAGACACCAACAGTCCGGAATTCGCCGACCGCTGGGCCGAGGCCGTGTTCCGCCGCCACGAGGAGGGGCGCGACCTCAGCTTCAACCCGGACCGGGGCGAGCTCTGGCAGTACCGCATAGACTCCATACAGGGCGAGGAGTCGCTGCACAGCCACCTGATGCGCCAGCTCCGGGCCGCCGTGAAAACCCAAATGGAGGAGTCCATCGGCTCCTTTCTCATCCAGCAGTTTGACCAGAACGGTTTTTTCACGGGCTCCATCGGGGAAATGGCCGGCGAGCTCGGCGTGCCGCCCGAAGAGGTCACCCGCATTCTTGAGCTGATAAAAACCTTCGAGCCCACCGGCGTGGGTGCGGCGAATCTTCAAGAGTGCCTCCTCCTCCAAATTGAGGCGGAGCATTCCAACGACAACCGCCTCCGCACCCTGGTCCGCGACCACTTTGGTCTGTTAATGGAGCGGAGGATTCCCGCCATTGCAAAGGTCATGGGGATTACCGAAGTTGAAGTCGAGGCCGTCATGGGACGCCTCCGCGCCCTGGAACCCCGTCCTGGCCGGGCCTTCTCCTCCGGGCCTTCCATGTATGTGGTGCCCGAGGTGATTATCCAGGAGGTGCCCGAGGGGCGCCGCACCCCCAAAAGCCCGCGCTACGAGGCGGTGCTCGCCGACCGCATGTTCCGACTTCGGCTTGACGGGCAGGCTCTGGCCGACTACAGGCAGACGGCCATGGACGGGGAAAGCCGCTCCTGGGTCCGGGGAAAAACCCAGGAGGCCGCCGCCATGCTCAACAACATCACACGGCGGGAGCAGACCCTCCTCGCCGTCGCCCAGTGCATCGCCGACACGCAGGCCGACTTTCTGGAAAAGGGCGAGGCGTGTCTCCGCCCCCTGCGCATGCTGGATGTCGCAAACCGCATCGGCGCGCACGAGTCCACCGTGTCCCGCACAGTGAACGGAAAATATGTCCAAACCCCCCAGGGTGTTCTGGAAATGCGGAAGTTCTTTTCCGTCGGTCTCGCCAGCGAGGACGGCGAGGACCAGTCTGCGCGCGCGGTCCAGGCCCATATCCGCCGGCTGATTGAAAGTGAGGACAAGGCTTCGCCCCTGAGCGACGAGGCCCTTTCAGAAATGTTGAACAGGTCCGAAGGCATTAAAATCGCGCGGCGCACCGTGGCCAAATACCGCGAACTGATGGGCATCCCCACCAAGAGCCAGCGCCGCCGTTTCTCCTGA
- a CDS encoding Dabb family protein produces the protein MLVHNVYFWLKPGLDQKTLDAFRAGLLSLEGIPGVRGLHVGVPAPTPARPVLVSDYTFALTVLLDDMATHDLYQVSPQHKAFLETFSPCWTRVQVYDADCP, from the coding sequence ATGCTCGTCCATAATGTTTATTTCTGGCTGAAACCCGGACTGGACCAGAAAACCCTTGACGCGTTCCGCGCGGGGCTGCTCTCTTTGGAGGGCATCCCCGGCGTTCGCGGACTCCACGTTGGCGTCCCCGCGCCCACTCCGGCGCGGCCCGTCCTGGTCTCAGACTACACATTTGCCCTCACGGTGCTGCTGGATGACATGGCCACCCATGACCTCTACCAGGTTTCCCCCCAGCACAAAGCCTTCCTGGAAACCTTCTCCCCCTGCTGGACCCGTGTCCAAGTCTACGACGCCGACTGCCCCTGA
- a CDS encoding alpha/beta hydrolase: MREFSPAPVDIPSRDGGTLRVWDYGGVGQPLLFCHCAGTMGRIWEPVLARFAGGRRLLALDFRGHGDSLKPESRGHYQWASYAGDVEDAVRGMGIGGCAGAAGHSGGGTAVAMAQLANPGFFQKIALVDAILAPANFFTERMPLAEGARRRRIHFHSLEGAVERLGAKYPYDAWHPEAREAYWRHGFEVGDDGTATLKCPGRLEAFFYECGSSESTLTRLGEITVPVLCVTGQQSYMEGHVRAQHGLLRQGRLEVLAGTGHFVPQERPEETAERLSEWFGE, from the coding sequence GTGCGTGAGTTTTCCCCCGCGCCCGTTGACATTCCCTCACGCGACGGCGGGACGCTGCGGGTGTGGGATTACGGCGGCGTGGGTCAGCCCCTGCTGTTTTGCCATTGCGCCGGGACCATGGGCCGGATCTGGGAACCGGTTCTGGCGCGGTTTGCGGGGGGGCGCCGGCTGTTGGCGCTGGATTTTCGCGGGCATGGGGATTCCCTGAAGCCGGAGAGCCGGGGCCATTACCAGTGGGCGTCATACGCGGGGGATGTCGAGGACGCGGTGCGGGGAATGGGCATCGGGGGATGCGCGGGCGCGGCGGGTCATTCGGGGGGGGGGACGGCCGTGGCCATGGCGCAGTTGGCGAATCCCGGTTTCTTTCAGAAAATTGCACTGGTGGACGCGATACTCGCGCCGGCCAATTTTTTCACCGAGCGGATGCCGCTGGCCGAGGGGGCGCGGCGCAGGAGAATCCATTTCCACTCCCTAGAGGGCGCTGTGGAGCGTTTGGGCGCAAAATACCCCTATGACGCATGGCATCCGGAGGCGCGGGAGGCGTATTGGCGTCACGGGTTTGAGGTGGGGGACGACGGAACCGCGACACTGAAATGTCCGGGCCGTCTGGAGGCCTTTTTTTACGAATGCGGGTCGTCGGAAAGCACGCTGACGAGGCTGGGGGAGATAACGGTTCCCGTGTTGTGCGTCACCGGGCAGCAAAGCTATATGGAGGGGCATGTGCGCGCGCAGCATGGCCTTCTGCGCCAAGGCAGGCTGGAGGTGCTGGCGGGGACGGGGCACTTTGTGCCGCAGGAGCGTCCGGAGGAGACGGCGGAGCGGCTTTCCGAATGGTTTGGGGAATGA
- a CDS encoding VOC family protein codes for MGVGEAKPAGMGWVNPYLPVRDVGAAMDFYARAFGLEPGQVYATPSGRVLYGEVRHETGAVLLGRPTGNPAAPGGQTAGGSTLYCYTRDLDTLTRRALAAGALQAFPAQDEAWGDRVAGFCDPEGHVWMWAERMAGGEGGA; via the coding sequence ATGGGCGTTGGCGAAGCGAAACCCGCAGGCATGGGATGGGTGAATCCCTACCTGCCAGTCCGCGATGTGGGGGCCGCAATGGACTTTTATGCGCGGGCGTTTGGCCTGGAGCCGGGGCAGGTTTATGCGACCCCCTCCGGCAGGGTTCTCTACGGGGAGGTCCGGCACGAGACCGGAGCGGTGCTGCTTGGCCGCCCGACGGGCAACCCGGCGGCGCCGGGCGGGCAGACCGCGGGGGGCAGCACATTGTACTGCTACACCCGCGATTTGGACACCCTGACCCGCCGCGCGCTGGCGGCGGGCGCCTTGCAGGCCTTTCCCGCGCAGGATGAGGCGTGGGGTGACCGGGTCGCGGGCTTCTGCGACCCCGAGGGCCATGTCTGGATGTGGGCGGAGCGAATGGCTGGAGGTGAGGGGGGTGCGTGA
- a CDS encoding response regulator — translation MQEPVKRVLIVDDDADIRAALRAVIESAGYTVEEAANGEDGLLAAQRCCPDVILADLMMEEVNSGAELALSLRDQGCGCPVLLLSSAGEPVSRNINPSDFGLQGVLQKPVPPAALLEALRRVMD, via the coding sequence ATGCAGGAACCCGTGAAACGCGTGCTGATTGTGGACGACGACGCCGACATCCGGGCGGCGCTTCGGGCGGTGATTGAGTCCGCCGGGTACACCGTGGAGGAGGCGGCCAACGGCGAGGACGGACTGCTGGCGGCGCAGCGGTGCTGCCCTGATGTGATACTGGCGGACCTGATGATGGAGGAGGTGAACTCCGGGGCCGAGCTGGCGCTGTCCCTGCGGGATCAGGGCTGCGGGTGCCCCGTGCTGCTGCTGAGCTCCGCCGGTGAGCCTGTCAGCCGCAACATCAACCCGTCGGACTTCGGACTCCAGGGGGTGCTGCAGAAGCCGGTGCCCCCGGCGGCGCTGCTGGAGGCGCTGCGGCGGGTGATGGACTGA
- the rsmA gene encoding 16S rRNA (adenine(1518)-N(6)/adenine(1519)-N(6))-dimethyltransferase RsmA, with translation MNGTGEQGQEMPELVRAPRLRDLCARHGIRFKKGLGQNLLLDDNINTIMVDAANLTPEDSVIEVGAGLGALTRRLCRKAGRLLSVEIDASFIPCLEEQFGGMPNVRLFRGDILNHSLGTLVDEYLPESQRLKMVSNLPYYITTPILFHFLESPLFFSRIVVMVQLEVGQRLVAAANTGEYGVLTIASALHAEVDLVHRVPATCFLPRPKVDSCIVRFRCHENPPVGAAERRFVMKVVRAAFSQRRKTLRNALAGSGGFGVPRDAVLEAMEAAGVDGGRRAQTVSLDEFVRLAGEIRKRLPAQAGDSGEGAGSGILAHNEGE, from the coding sequence ATGAACGGAACCGGCGAACAGGGACAGGAAATGCCGGAACTGGTCCGGGCACCCCGGCTGCGTGATCTTTGCGCAAGACACGGCATCCGTTTCAAGAAGGGGCTGGGCCAGAACCTGCTGCTGGACGACAACATCAACACCATCATGGTGGACGCGGCGAACCTGACGCCGGAGGACAGCGTGATCGAGGTCGGCGCCGGGCTGGGCGCGCTGACGCGGCGTCTCTGCCGTAAAGCGGGGCGGCTGCTTTCGGTGGAGATAGATGCCTCCTTTATTCCGTGCCTGGAGGAGCAGTTTGGCGGCATGCCGAATGTGCGCCTGTTCCGGGGCGACATTCTCAACCACAGTCTGGGCACCCTGGTGGACGAGTATCTGCCGGAGAGTCAACGGCTGAAGATGGTTTCCAACCTGCCCTATTACATCACCACGCCGATCCTGTTTCATTTTCTGGAGTCGCCGCTGTTTTTCTCCCGGATTGTGGTGATGGTGCAGCTTGAGGTGGGCCAGCGGCTGGTGGCCGCGGCCAACACGGGCGAGTACGGGGTGCTGACCATCGCCTCGGCGCTCCACGCGGAGGTGGACCTGGTCCACCGGGTGCCCGCGACATGCTTTCTGCCCAGGCCCAAGGTGGACAGTTGCATCGTGCGGTTCCGATGCCATGAGAATCCGCCCGTTGGCGCCGCGGAGCGGCGATTCGTGATGAAAGTGGTCCGGGCCGCCTTTTCGCAACGCCGCAAGACCCTGCGGAACGCCCTGGCGGGTTCCGGAGGTTTCGGAGTGCCCCGCGACGCGGTGCTGGAGGCGATGGAGGCGGCGGGGGTGGACGGGGGCCGCCGCGCGCAGACGGTGTCACTGGACGAGTTTGTCCGGCTGGCGGGTGAGATACGGAAGCGCCTGCCCGCCCAGGCGGGGGACTCGGGCGAAGGGGCCGGGAGCGGCATTTTGGCGCACAATGAGGGAGAATGA
- a CDS encoding FHA domain-containing protein: MPQLVIEQPGLPPMTVPLTGDEVTFGRSEENQVVLVADEVSRHHARIYRREGAWVLRDNKSLNGTYINRQRVLEKVLKNLDEIHFGSKCRLIFRDDAPAAAKTGPSPGVESSLMRTISDIRAEMDKVESSMTLIGRKGTAPNVSQTSPNADEMLRIGRAYRRLSALNRANQVMASNFDLNHRLSAMLDTVLEALEADRGFVLLRQNGSAALQVMVAREMGRELEASSPSMGIAGRAAMDGEAVLMADQSTDREFGVRDSIILGGIVSAMCVPLRIEDRILGSIYVDSRKRTHKFTEEDLELFSSLASQSAMAIDNARLHAQVIESEKRRQNLSRFLPNALVDKIINESQTLELGGVKTPVTTMFCDIRGSSNLAENLEPHALVELLNEHFTAMTEIVFKYQGTLDKYIGDEIMAVFGAPIQSGDEPFRAVCAAIEMHQRNRELNLLRGQENRPLVQMGIGIDAGEVIAGYIGSPKRMDFTVVGDRVNTAKRFCDMAGPEKIVAGQGVWDAVQGRATGMPMGTVALKGKEQLVHAFEITGLRR, translated from the coding sequence ATGCCGCAACTTGTCATAGAACAGCCCGGCCTCCCCCCCATGACCGTGCCGCTCACCGGCGACGAGGTCACCTTCGGCCGCTCGGAGGAGAACCAGGTGGTCCTCGTCGCGGACGAGGTGTCGCGCCACCACGCCCGAATCTATCGCCGCGAGGGCGCCTGGGTGCTGCGGGACAACAAAAGCCTGAACGGCACCTACATCAACCGGCAGCGCGTGCTGGAAAAGGTGCTCAAGAACCTGGACGAAATCCATTTCGGAAGCAAGTGCCGCCTGATCTTCCGGGACGACGCCCCAGCCGCCGCCAAGACCGGACCTTCCCCCGGGGTGGAAAGCAGCCTGATGCGGACCATCAGCGACATCCGCGCCGAGATGGACAAGGTCGAGAGCAGCATGACCCTCATCGGGCGGAAGGGCACCGCACCCAACGTCTCCCAGACCTCACCCAACGCCGACGAGATGCTCCGCATCGGCCGCGCCTACCGCAGGCTCTCCGCCCTGAACCGGGCCAACCAGGTGATGGCCTCGAATTTCGACCTCAACCACCGCCTTTCCGCCATGCTGGACACAGTGCTCGAGGCGCTAGAGGCGGACAGGGGCTTTGTGCTGCTGCGCCAGAACGGCAGCGCCGCCCTCCAGGTCATGGTGGCCCGGGAGATGGGCCGCGAACTCGAGGCCTCCTCTCCAAGCATGGGAATCGCCGGGCGCGCCGCCATGGACGGCGAAGCCGTGCTCATGGCCGACCAGAGCACGGACCGGGAGTTCGGCGTCCGCGACAGCATCATTCTGGGCGGCATTGTCAGCGCCATGTGCGTCCCCCTCAGAATCGAGGACCGCATCCTCGGCTCGATCTATGTGGATTCCCGGAAGCGAACCCACAAATTCACCGAGGAGGACCTCGAACTGTTCTCCTCCCTCGCCTCCCAGTCCGCCATGGCCATAGACAACGCCCGGTTGCACGCCCAGGTCATCGAGTCGGAAAAACGCCGCCAAAACCTCTCCCGCTTCCTGCCGAACGCCCTGGTGGACAAAATCATCAACGAGTCCCAGACCCTCGAACTCGGAGGGGTGAAGACCCCCGTGACCACCATGTTCTGCGACATCCGGGGCTCCTCGAACCTCGCCGAAAACCTTGAACCCCACGCCCTGGTGGAGCTGCTCAACGAGCACTTCACCGCCATGACGGAGATTGTCTTCAAGTATCAGGGAACCCTGGACAAGTACATCGGCGACGAAATCATGGCCGTCTTCGGCGCGCCCATCCAGAGCGGCGACGAACCCTTCCGGGCCGTCTGCGCCGCCATTGAGATGCACCAGCGAAACCGCGAGCTGAACCTCCTGCGCGGACAGGAAAACCGGCCCCTGGTCCAGATGGGCATCGGCATTGACGCGGGCGAGGTCATCGCGGGATACATCGGCTCGCCCAAGCGGATGGATTTCACCGTCGTCGGTGACCGTGTCAACACGGCCAAACGCTTCTGCGACATGGCCGGACCGGAGAAAATCGTCGCCGGGCAGGGTGTCTGGGACGCCGTCCAGGGCCGCGCCACGGGCATGCCCATGGGCACGGTCGCGCTCAAGGGAAAAGAGCAGCTCGTCCACGCCTTTGAAATCACCGGACTCCGCCGCTGA